The Poriferisphaera corsica DNA segment TTAACCGCCCTAAATGAGTTCTATTAAAAATGCAATGACTCTTTTTGTTAATAACGTTGTCTCAGTCTTATTCTTAAATACCCCTACTTTTATTAACTCTTATGTATGTTCTAGAACGGATGCATGTAAGCTTACACTTAGTATTCATACGTGATGACGCGCCAACTTCTTTTTTGACTCAATAAAAAAACCACGACGTCTTTCGACGTCGCGGCATCTAACTTTCAGTTAGTCACTAACTAATCAATGATTAGTCTCTGCGGCCACCACCACGGTTTCCACCGCGATCGCCACCACGACCACCGCCGCCACCGCGACGATCACCACCACGGCCACCACCGCCGCCACGACGATCACCGCCGCCATCACGTGACTTGCCGCTGCTCACGACTTCTTCTTGGACGCCTTCTTCGTCAAGCACTGCCTTGCGGCTAAGCTTCACGCGACCCTGCTCGTCAATGTTAATCACCTTAACACGGACTTCATCGCCAACCTTCACAACATCCTCAACGTTGTCAACGAAACCGTTTGACAACTCAGAGATGTGGCAAAGACCGTCTTGGCCAGGAATCACTTCAATAAAGGCACCAAAGTCGCGAACGCTCGAAACCTTACCGTTATAAAGAGCGCCAACTTTGACCTCTTCGCACAGTTTTTCGATTTCTTCCAAAGCCTTCTCAGCCTTCTCGCCGCCGACCGAACTGACGATCACAGTGCCGTCTTCTTCGATCTCAATCGTCGCGCCGGTATCAGCTTCCAATGCACGAATCGTCTTGCCGCCAGGGCCGATCAGCTTGCCGATCTTATCTGGATGAATCTTCGTCGTTAGCAGACGTGGTGCGTGTTCGGAAAGCTCGCCAACCTCAGGCTGTGCTTCTTCGATCTTCTCGATAATCTGAATACGATTCTTCTTCGCAAGCTCAAACGTCTTCGCGATCTGATCCATATTCAAGCCACGAATCTTAAGGTCAAGCTGGATCGCCGTGATACCTTCACGTGTACCCGTCACCTTAAAGTCCATGTCGCCAAAGTGATCTTCTTCACCTTGGATGTCTGTCAGGTAAATATCTTCCTGGCCTTCTTCATCAGCTTGGATCAAACCAATGCTGATACCGCCAATCGCTGCACTCAGTGGTACGCCCGCATTGAGCAATGCCAAACAGCCGCCACAAGCCGAAGCCATGGAGCTAGAACCGTTGGATTCCATGATGTCCGAGACCAAACGCACCGTGTATGGGAAGTCTTCCGGCTCAGGCATCACAGGCATCAATGCCTTCTGTGCCAGCATGCCGTGACCAATCTCGCGGCGGCCAGGGCCCATGATACGCTTCGCTTCACCAACACTGAATGGAGGGAAGTTGTAGTGCAGGTAGAATTTTTCGCTGTACTCTTCGCCGAGACCATCGATGATCTGCTCTGCTTTGGTTGTACCCAAAACAGCGGTCACCAATGCCTGAGTCTCGCCGCGAGTGAACAGGCCAGAACCGTGAACGCGTGGCAGAAGGCCCGTTTCACAGTCAATATTACGGAGTTCATCAAACGTACGGCCATCGGTACGTGAGCCGCTGCGGATAATCACGCGTGTGATGTCTTCTTCAAGGTCGTGGATCGCGTTCTTCGCCATCTTGAAGTCGCTCTTCCACTTGTTGTAGACACCAACGCCAGCATCATCAGCAGGCTCTGGGAAGCTTTCAGCCAAGAAGTTCTTAGTCGCTTCTTTGACGGCTGCGGAGCGGTCAGCTTTGTCGCCTTCCGTTGTTTTTGCAGCACGAAGCCCGTCGCCGAACTTCGCGACGATTTCTTTAACTTCTTCACTGATTGAAGGTTCTGGAATGATCTTCTCTTTACCGCACTTGGCAACTAATTCGTCGATCATCTCCACGACCTGCTTGACGTAGCCGTAGCCGAATTCAATGGCTGTGAGCATTTCGTCTTCTGGGATTTCATATGAACCGACTTCGATCATGTTCAAGCCGTCTTTGTGACCGCAGAGCAGCATGTCTAGGTCGCTGTACTCGTCTTGTGCAACGGTTGGCATGATGACGAGTTCGTCCTCAACGCGGCCGACGCGGACGTTACCGACAGGGCCTTGGAAAGGAACTGAACTAATGGACAGTGCAGCACTTGCAGCGATGCCCGCGAGTACGTCAGGCTCGTTTTGGCCGTCGTATGCGAGAACCCAGCACTGGATCTGTACTTCGTC contains these protein-coding regions:
- the pnp gene encoding polyribonucleotide nucleotidyltransferase, with the translated sequence MALHRVEMEIGGRTLSIETGKIAKQADGSVLVQYGETIVLGTAVHADPREGIDFFPLTVDYREKLSAAGKFPGGFRKREGAPNQKEILTMRNIDRPIRPLFPKGYHDEVQIQCWVLAYDGQNEPDVLAGIAASAALSISSVPFQGPVGNVRVGRVEDELVIMPTVAQDEYSDLDMLLCGHKDGLNMIEVGSYEIPEDEMLTAIEFGYGYVKQVVEMIDELVAKCGKEKIIPEPSISEEVKEIVAKFGDGLRAAKTTEGDKADRSAAVKEATKNFLAESFPEPADDAGVGVYNKWKSDFKMAKNAIHDLEEDITRVIIRSGSRTDGRTFDELRNIDCETGLLPRVHGSGLFTRGETQALVTAVLGTTKAEQIIDGLGEEYSEKFYLHYNFPPFSVGEAKRIMGPGRREIGHGMLAQKALMPVMPEPEDFPYTVRLVSDIMESNGSSSMASACGGCLALLNAGVPLSAAIGGISIGLIQADEEGQEDIYLTDIQGEEDHFGDMDFKVTGTREGITAIQLDLKIRGLNMDQIAKTFELAKKNRIQIIEKIEEAQPEVGELSEHAPRLLTTKIHPDKIGKLIGPGGKTIRALEADTGATIEIEEDGTVIVSSVGGEKAEKALEEIEKLCEEVKVGALYNGKVSSVRDFGAFIEVIPGQDGLCHISELSNGFVDNVEDVVKVGDEVRVKVINIDEQGRVKLSRKAVLDEEGVQEEVVSSGKSRDGGGDRRGGGGGRGGDRRGGGGGRGGDRGGNRGGGRRD